GAAGGCAAGAACCTAATTTGCAATGGGTGAAACTATCCTCTGGGAAAAGGGTTTTGGCCTGCGCAAAATGCATTAAAACGATGGGAAAAAGGAAATGAAATACCGGGCTGTAGTATAAGAGTAGTATACCATCTTGGGGTGATGGCGGTCCCGGTGCAACTTCCGGGCAGCCCGACCAGTTATAATTACTAAACAATACTCAAATCTATTTTGAACGGACGCTTGTGTCCTGACGGGCAGAAATCCCGCCCAACGTTTCCACTCGCCTAACCGCTGAACAAAACAGA
This genomic stretch from Candidatus Nealsonbacteria bacterium harbors:
- a CDS encoding 50S ribosomal protein L28, with product MKKQCFFCAKKYNLVWRRVKLKSRYNPTAKRRQEPNLQWVKLSSGKRVLACAKCIKTMGKRK